The Burkholderia lata genome contains a region encoding:
- the coq7 gene encoding 2-polyprenyl-3-methyl-6-methoxy-1,4-benzoquinone monooxygenase — translation MVFDELISEFDRGLRSLTGISRMSRPVPAPAEAPAAELTPAERTHAAGLMRVNHVGEVCAQALYQAQKLTARTASAKAMFEEAAREEEDHLAWTAHRLKELDSRPSLLNPLWYAGSLAIGVAAGALGDKVSLGFMAETERQVESHLEGHMSELPAADTASRAIVDQMRIDEVKHGKAAADAGGIELPLPARMLMRAASKVMTSTAYYL, via the coding sequence ATGGTGTTTGATGAACTGATCAGCGAATTCGATCGCGGCCTGCGATCGCTGACCGGCATTAGCCGGATGAGCCGGCCGGTGCCCGCACCGGCAGAGGCGCCGGCCGCCGAGCTGACGCCCGCGGAACGTACGCATGCCGCCGGGCTGATGCGCGTGAACCACGTCGGTGAGGTCTGCGCGCAGGCGCTATATCAGGCGCAGAAACTCACCGCGCGCACGGCGTCGGCGAAGGCGATGTTCGAGGAAGCCGCGCGCGAGGAGGAGGATCACCTCGCGTGGACCGCGCATCGCCTGAAAGAGCTCGACTCGCGGCCGAGCCTGCTGAACCCGCTCTGGTATGCGGGCTCGCTCGCGATCGGCGTGGCGGCCGGCGCGCTCGGCGACAAGGTCAGCCTCGGCTTCATGGCCGAGACCGAGCGGCAGGTCGAGAGCCATCTCGAAGGTCACATGTCCGAGCTGCCGGCGGCCGATACCGCATCGCGTGCGATCGTCGACCAGATGCGTATCGACGAAGTGAAACACGGCAAGGCCGCGGCCGACGCCGGCGGGATCGAGCTGCCGCTGCCCGCGCGAATGCTGATGCGCGCCGCGTCGAAAGTCATGACGAGCACTGCGTACTATCTGTGA
- the mraZ gene encoding division/cell wall cluster transcriptional repressor MraZ has product MFQGASALTLDAKGRMSVPARYREALQGQAEGRVTVTKHPDGCLLLFPRPEWEVFRAKIAALPMDAHWWRRIFLGNAMDVDLDSAGRILVSPELRMAAGLEKEVMLLGMGSHFELWDSQTYNAKEQAAMAQGMPDALKNFTF; this is encoded by the coding sequence GTGTTCCAAGGGGCGTCGGCGCTGACGCTCGATGCGAAAGGGCGGATGTCGGTGCCGGCTCGCTATCGCGAAGCGCTGCAAGGACAGGCAGAAGGACGGGTGACTGTGACCAAGCACCCGGACGGCTGCCTGTTGCTGTTTCCGCGCCCCGAATGGGAAGTATTCCGCGCCAAGATCGCCGCGCTGCCGATGGACGCGCACTGGTGGCGGCGCATTTTTCTCGGCAATGCGATGGATGTCGATCTCGACAGCGCGGGCCGGATTCTCGTATCGCCCGAGCTGCGCATGGCAGCCGGACTGGAAAAGGAAGTCATGTTGTTGGGAATGGGTAGTCACTTCGAGCTGTGGGATTCGCAAACCTACAACGCGAAGGAGCAGGCAGCGATGGCGCAGGGCATGCCCGACGCGCTGAAGAATTTCACGTTCTGA
- the rsmH gene encoding 16S rRNA (cytosine(1402)-N(4))-methyltransferase RsmH yields MGNELQHRTVLLDEAVESLVTRPDGIYVDGTFGRGGHSRAVLARLAPGGRLIAFDKDPRAIETAQGIEDARFSIVHDSFASMRDALAARGVEKVSGVLLDLGVSSPQVDDPARGFSFRADGPLDMRMDPTRGESAAEWLARASVQELTEVIRDYGEERFAFQIAKALVARRAESDRLGPLDTTGELAQIVGHVVKTREKGKDPATRTFQAIRIHVNQELADLQVVLDAALSLLEQGGRLVVISFHSLEDRIVKRFMQAHASAPAVDRRLPIRAVDLPSPPLKIISRQFPSEAEVAANPRARSAVMRIAERVTP; encoded by the coding sequence ATGGGAAACGAATTGCAGCATCGGACCGTGTTGTTGGACGAAGCGGTCGAATCGCTCGTGACGCGACCGGACGGCATTTATGTCGACGGCACGTTCGGGCGCGGCGGCCATAGCCGCGCGGTGCTCGCGCGGCTGGCGCCGGGCGGGCGGCTGATCGCGTTCGACAAGGATCCGAGAGCGATCGAGACGGCGCAGGGCATCGAGGATGCGCGCTTTTCGATCGTGCATGACAGCTTTGCATCGATGCGCGACGCGCTTGCGGCGCGCGGCGTCGAGAAGGTGTCGGGTGTGTTGCTCGACCTGGGCGTGTCCTCGCCGCAGGTGGACGATCCGGCGCGCGGCTTCAGCTTCCGCGCCGATGGTCCGCTGGACATGCGGATGGACCCGACGCGCGGCGAGTCGGCGGCGGAATGGCTCGCACGGGCTTCGGTGCAGGAATTGACGGAGGTAATACGGGATTATGGGGAAGAACGGTTTGCTTTTCAGATTGCAAAGGCGCTTGTTGCTCGCCGGGCAGAGTCCGACCGTCTTGGGCCTCTCGACACCACGGGCGAGCTTGCCCAAATCGTGGGTCACGTCGTCAAAACCCGTGAGAAGGGCAAGGATCCGGCAACCCGCACCTTTCAGGCTATACGGATTCACGTCAATCAAGAGCTTGCGGACCTGCAAGTCGTACTAGACGCGGCACTGTCGTTGCTGGAGCAAGGGGGGCGGCTGGTGGTCATCAGCTTTCATTCACTCGAGGACCGGATCGTCAAGCGATTCATGCAGGCGCACGCGAGTGCGCCTGCGGTCGATCGTCGCCTGCCGATCCGCGCCGTCGACCTCCCGAGCCCGCCGCTCAAGATCATCAGCCGCCAGTTTCCGAGTGAAGCGGAAGTCGCTGCGAATCCGCGCGCCCGCTCGGCCGTGATGCGCATCGCGGAGCGCGTCACGCCATGA
- the ftsL gene encoding cell division protein FtsL, translated as MSRFNIFLLIIVMGCALSVVNSTNQQRQIFIQLQRAQSQERQLQQDYAQLQYQQSALSKTSRIEQLANDSLKMQPITTGRTQYLTLPPGAAKAIDAPIPASADTAAKGKGGAR; from the coding sequence ATGAGCCGCTTCAATATCTTCCTGCTGATCATCGTGATGGGTTGCGCGTTGTCGGTCGTCAATTCGACGAACCAGCAGCGCCAGATCTTCATCCAGCTGCAGCGTGCGCAGTCGCAGGAGCGTCAGCTCCAGCAGGACTACGCGCAGCTTCAATATCAGCAGAGCGCGCTGTCGAAGACGTCGCGCATCGAGCAGCTCGCGAACGATTCGCTGAAGATGCAGCCGATCACGACCGGCCGCACGCAATACCTGACGCTGCCGCCGGGCGCTGCGAAGGCGATCGATGCGCCGATCCCGGCTTCGGCGGACACGGCCGCCAAGGGTAAGGGAGGCGCGCGATGA
- a CDS encoding peptidoglycan D,D-transpeptidase FtsI family protein has protein sequence MKPSQKRQNVKFSSSPVLGVHLPMWRSKLVVFMLFMAFVALAARAFWIQGPGNAFYRKQGESRYQRTLDLPATRGKILDRNGLVLATSLPVRAIWAIPDAVPDDLDADKVNQLGKLLGMTSKELRVKLSEDKGFVYVKRQVPIDVADKVAALDIPGIYQRNEYKRFYPEGEITAHLIGFTNVEDEGQEGVELGDQKMLSGTSGVRRVIKDRMGHIVEDVAEQIPPHNGTDVDLSIDSKIQYIAYANLKAAVEKFKAKAGAAMVVDVRTGEVLALVNYPTYNPNDRSRMTGEQLRNRIMTDVFEPGSIMKPFTVSLALDLHRVTPNTLVETGNGHFVLDGAPITDDAGFGTLTVGGVIQKSSNIGATKIAMTMRPEEMWNMYTSIGLGQAPKVGFPGAVAGRLRPWKSWRRIEQATMSYGYGLSVSLFQLARAYTAIAHDGELMPVTIFKTDPNQPVVGTQVFNPTTAREVRAMLETVVAPGGTSPDAAVPGYRVGGKSGTAYKHEGHGYTRKYRASFVGMAPMPNPRIVVAVSVDEPTAGSHFGGQVSGPVFSAIAGDTMRALNVPPNMPIKQLVVSDDSPAAPSATGPQKLAAGSGAKHMIVSSTTRNSPGVVR, from the coding sequence ATGAAGCCGTCCCAGAAGCGCCAGAACGTGAAATTCTCGTCGAGCCCCGTGCTGGGCGTGCATCTGCCGATGTGGCGCTCGAAGCTCGTCGTGTTCATGCTGTTCATGGCGTTCGTCGCGCTGGCCGCGCGCGCGTTCTGGATCCAGGGGCCCGGCAACGCGTTCTATCGGAAGCAGGGCGAAAGCCGCTACCAGCGCACGCTCGATCTGCCGGCGACGCGCGGCAAGATCCTCGACCGTAACGGGCTCGTGCTCGCGACGAGCCTGCCCGTGCGTGCGATCTGGGCGATTCCCGACGCGGTGCCGGACGATCTCGACGCCGACAAGGTCAACCAGCTCGGCAAGCTCCTCGGCATGACGTCGAAGGAACTACGCGTGAAGCTGTCGGAAGACAAGGGTTTCGTCTACGTCAAGCGCCAGGTGCCGATCGACGTCGCGGACAAAGTCGCTGCACTCGACATCCCTGGTATCTATCAGCGCAACGAATACAAGCGCTTCTATCCGGAAGGCGAGATCACCGCTCACCTGATCGGCTTCACGAACGTCGAGGACGAAGGGCAGGAGGGCGTCGAGCTGGGCGACCAGAAGATGCTGTCCGGCACGTCGGGCGTGCGTCGCGTGATCAAGGACCGCATGGGGCACATCGTCGAGGACGTCGCCGAGCAGATCCCGCCGCACAACGGCACGGATGTCGACCTGTCGATCGACAGCAAGATCCAGTACATCGCGTACGCGAACCTGAAGGCCGCCGTCGAGAAGTTCAAGGCGAAGGCCGGCGCGGCGATGGTCGTCGACGTGCGCACCGGCGAGGTGCTGGCACTCGTCAACTACCCGACGTACAACCCGAACGACCGCTCGCGCATGACGGGCGAGCAGTTGCGCAACCGGATCATGACCGACGTGTTCGAGCCGGGCTCGATCATGAAGCCGTTTACGGTGTCGCTCGCACTCGACCTGCATCGCGTGACGCCGAACACGCTCGTCGAGACGGGCAACGGGCATTTCGTGCTCGACGGCGCACCGATTACCGACGACGCGGGTTTCGGCACGCTGACGGTCGGCGGTGTGATCCAGAAGTCGAGCAACATCGGCGCGACGAAGATCGCGATGACGATGCGGCCCGAGGAAATGTGGAATATGTATACGAGCATCGGCCTCGGCCAGGCGCCGAAGGTCGGATTCCCGGGCGCGGTGGCTGGCCGCCTGCGTCCGTGGAAGAGCTGGCGCCGCATCGAACAGGCGACGATGTCGTACGGCTACGGCCTGTCGGTGTCGCTGTTCCAGCTCGCGCGTGCCTACACGGCGATCGCGCATGACGGCGAGCTGATGCCCGTGACCATTTTCAAGACCGACCCCAACCAGCCGGTCGTGGGCACGCAGGTGTTCAACCCGACCACCGCGCGCGAAGTGCGCGCGATGCTCGAGACGGTGGTCGCGCCGGGTGGCACGTCGCCGGATGCGGCCGTGCCGGGTTATCGCGTCGGCGGCAAGAGCGGCACCGCGTACAAGCATGAAGGCCACGGCTACACGCGCAAGTACCGCGCGTCGTTCGTCGGGATGGCGCCGATGCCGAATCCGCGCATCGTCGTCGCGGTGTCGGTCGACGAACCGACCGCCGGCAGCCACTTCGGCGGCCAGGTGTCCGGCCCCGTATTCTCGGCGATCGCCGGTGACACGATGCGTGCGCTGAACGTCCCACCGAACATGCCGATCAAGCAGCTCGTCGTGTCTGACGATTCGCCGGCAGCACCTTCCGCAACCGGGCCGCAAAAGCTGGCCGCGGGTAGCGGTGCGAAGCATATGATCGTGTCCAGCACCACGCGTAATTCACCAGGAGTTGTTCGATGA
- a CDS encoding UDP-N-acetylmuramoyl-L-alanyl-D-glutamate--2,6-diaminopimelate ligase, which yields MSAARSSHPAHQQIAAALAWLRQHVAPAAQLHADTRSLKAGDVFVAYAVDGADNRAFIADAVARGAAAVLYQPEGLAAAPAVPVALAVPALDQLAGEIASSWYGDPSDSLLAIGVTGTNGKTSCTQWIAAALTALHQPCAVIGTLGTGMPGQLVPTGFTTPDASQLQRSLAQLRDAGAKAVAMEVSSHALHQGRVNGTAFDIAVFTNLTQDHLDYHGTFDAYEAAKAKLFAWRGLRAAVINRDDAAGQRLLEKLAGRVRTIAYGIGDASAPDADRELVALDVRATTTGTAFRLRSSWGDADVEVGTLGTFNVSNLLAVLGSLLAADVPFDAALAEIARLESVNGRMQRLGGRLQNDEPLVVIDYAHTPDALEKTLDALRPIATARGGRLVCMFGCGGDRDATKRPLMGAIAERFADETVVTSDNPRSEDPQRIIDQIVAGMTAPDHARRIEDRASAILQAVRGAAREDVVVLAGKGHEATQEIMGKKRTFSDQDHARLALAARATHGKGGAE from the coding sequence ATGAGCGCCGCTCGCAGTTCCCATCCGGCGCATCAGCAGATCGCAGCCGCGCTTGCGTGGCTGCGTCAGCATGTGGCCCCCGCCGCGCAACTGCATGCCGACACGCGCAGCCTCAAGGCTGGCGACGTGTTCGTCGCGTACGCGGTCGACGGGGCAGACAATCGTGCCTTCATCGCCGACGCCGTCGCGCGCGGTGCGGCCGCCGTGCTGTATCAGCCGGAAGGGCTGGCCGCTGCGCCGGCCGTTCCTGTCGCGCTTGCGGTGCCTGCGCTCGACCAGCTCGCCGGCGAGATCGCCAGCAGCTGGTATGGTGATCCGAGCGACAGCCTGCTCGCGATCGGTGTGACCGGCACGAACGGCAAGACGTCGTGCACGCAATGGATCGCCGCCGCGTTGACGGCGCTTCACCAGCCGTGCGCGGTGATCGGCACGCTCGGCACCGGGATGCCCGGCCAGCTCGTGCCGACCGGCTTCACGACCCCCGATGCGTCGCAGTTGCAGCGCAGCCTTGCGCAGCTGCGCGATGCGGGCGCGAAGGCGGTCGCGATGGAAGTGTCGTCGCACGCGCTGCACCAGGGGCGCGTGAACGGTACGGCGTTCGACATCGCGGTGTTTACGAATCTAACGCAGGACCACCTCGACTATCACGGCACGTTCGATGCATACGAGGCCGCGAAGGCGAAGCTGTTCGCATGGCGCGGCCTGCGCGCGGCGGTCATCAACCGCGACGACGCAGCCGGACAGCGCCTGCTCGAGAAACTGGCCGGCCGCGTGCGCACGATCGCGTACGGAATCGGCGATGCATCGGCGCCGGACGCCGATCGCGAACTGGTCGCGCTCGACGTGCGCGCCACCACGACCGGCACGGCGTTCCGCCTGCGTTCGTCCTGGGGCGACGCGGACGTCGAGGTCGGCACGCTCGGCACGTTCAACGTCAGCAACCTGCTCGCGGTGCTCGGCTCGCTGCTCGCGGCCGACGTGCCGTTCGACGCGGCGCTCGCCGAGATCGCACGGCTCGAGTCCGTCAACGGCCGGATGCAGCGGCTCGGCGGCCGGCTGCAGAACGACGAACCGCTCGTCGTGATCGACTACGCACACACGCCCGACGCGCTCGAAAAGACGCTCGACGCGCTGCGCCCGATCGCCACCGCGCGCGGCGGCCGGCTCGTCTGCATGTTCGGCTGCGGCGGCGATCGCGATGCGACGAAGCGCCCGCTGATGGGCGCGATCGCGGAGCGGTTCGCCGATGAAACCGTCGTCACGAGCGACAACCCGCGCAGCGAGGATCCGCAGCGCATCATCGACCAGATCGTCGCGGGCATGACCGCGCCCGATCACGCACGCCGTATCGAGGATCGCGCGAGCGCGATCCTGCAGGCCGTGCGCGGCGCCGCACGCGAGGATGTCGTCGTGCTGGCCGGCAAGGGCCACGAGGCCACGCAGGAAATCATGGGCAAGAAGCGCACGTTCTCCGATCAGGATCACGCACGGCTCGCGCTGGCAGCGCGCGCGACGCACGGCAAGGGAGGCGCCGAATGA
- a CDS encoding UDP-N-acetylmuramoyl-tripeptide--D-alanyl-D-alanine ligase — MTMLSLGEAARLIPGATVHGDAGVTFDRVSTDSRTAGPGDLFVALKGERFDAHDFLGDVAARGASAALVAHVPAGVTMPAIEGGETRAALGALAHGWRKRFALPLVAVTGSNGKTTVKEMIASIFAAAVGADARLATAGNLNNDVGLPLTLLRLSAAHRLAVIEIGMNHPGETEILARLTAPTVALVNNAQREHQEFMATVEAVALEHAAVIHALPPDGVAVFPADDAYAGIWRVAATGNRILDFALHDAGRQNDAQVTGRLHGGELAIDTPAGVVTVRLRALGEHNARNALAATAAALGAGVALSAIKQGLESFEPVKGRLQVKQAIAGSLAGATVVDDTYNANPDSMRAAIDVLAAQPAPRVLVIGDMGEVGDEGPAFHREVGAYARERGIDALFALGDASRDACTAYGDTARHFGDVGALVEALLAAGYGAQATLLVKGSRYMKMERVVDALTNQPAAGTAPAAH; from the coding sequence ATGACGATGCTCAGTCTCGGCGAAGCCGCTCGCCTGATCCCCGGCGCAACCGTCCACGGCGACGCCGGCGTCACGTTCGACCGCGTGTCGACGGACAGCCGCACGGCCGGCCCCGGCGACCTGTTCGTCGCACTGAAAGGCGAGCGCTTCGACGCGCACGACTTCCTCGGCGACGTCGCTGCGCGCGGTGCCTCCGCGGCGCTGGTCGCGCACGTGCCGGCGGGTGTCACGATGCCGGCGATCGAAGGCGGCGAAACGCGTGCCGCACTCGGCGCGCTTGCGCATGGCTGGCGCAAACGATTCGCGTTGCCGCTCGTTGCGGTGACGGGCAGCAACGGCAAGACGACCGTCAAGGAAATGATCGCGTCGATCTTCGCGGCGGCGGTCGGCGCCGACGCGCGGCTCGCGACGGCCGGCAACCTGAACAACGATGTCGGCCTGCCGCTGACGCTGCTGCGCCTGTCGGCCGCGCATCGTCTCGCGGTGATCGAGATCGGGATGAACCACCCGGGCGAGACCGAAATCCTCGCGCGCCTCACGGCGCCGACGGTCGCGCTCGTCAACAACGCACAGCGCGAGCACCAGGAATTCATGGCGACGGTCGAAGCCGTCGCGCTCGAACACGCGGCCGTGATACACGCGCTGCCGCCGGACGGCGTCGCGGTGTTCCCGGCCGATGACGCATATGCGGGCATCTGGCGCGTCGCCGCAACCGGCAACCGGATCCTCGATTTCGCGCTGCACGATGCCGGACGGCAGAACGACGCGCAGGTCACGGGCCGTCTGCACGGCGGCGAACTCGCGATCGACACGCCCGCGGGCGTCGTCACGGTGCGGCTGCGCGCGCTCGGCGAGCACAATGCGCGTAACGCGCTGGCCGCCACGGCCGCGGCGCTGGGTGCCGGCGTTGCACTGTCGGCGATCAAGCAGGGCCTCGAATCGTTCGAGCCGGTCAAGGGCCGGCTGCAGGTGAAGCAGGCGATCGCAGGCAGCCTCGCGGGTGCAACGGTCGTCGACGATACGTACAACGCGAATCCCGATTCGATGCGTGCCGCGATCGACGTGCTCGCCGCGCAACCGGCGCCGCGCGTGCTGGTGATCGGCGACATGGGCGAGGTCGGCGACGAAGGGCCGGCTTTCCATCGCGAGGTCGGTGCCTACGCGCGCGAGCGCGGGATCGACGCGCTGTTCGCGCTCGGCGATGCGTCGCGCGATGCCTGCACGGCATACGGCGACACGGCCCGCCATTTCGGCGACGTCGGCGCGCTGGTTGAAGCACTGCTCGCAGCGGGCTACGGCGCGCAGGCGACGCTGCTCGTGAAGGGCTCGCGGTACATGAAGATGGAGCGCGTGGTCGACGCGCTGACGAACCAACCCGCGGCGGGCACTGCGCCCGCTGCACACTGA
- the mraY gene encoding phospho-N-acetylmuramoyl-pentapeptide-transferase: MLLALAQWLQGDASFLRLFTYLTFRAVMATITALGIGLVCGPWVIRKLTQMKVGQAVRKDGPQTHLVKSGTPTMGGVLILIGIAVATLLWGDLTNRFIWIVMLVTFGFGVIGWVDDYRKVVHKDPRGMSSREKYFWQSVIGLFAAVYLAFSVSEANNVRVFDLFMAWVRSGLSMGLPARADLMLPFLKSISYPLGVWGFIVLTYFVIVGASNAVNLTDGLDGLVIMPVVLVGASLGVFAYVMGSAVYSKYLLFPHIPGAGELLIFCSAMGGAGLAFLWYNTHPAQVFMGDVGALALGGALGTVAVIVRQEIVLFIMGGIFVAETLSVMLQVSWFKYTKKRYGEGRRLLKMAPLHHHFELSGWKETQVVVRFWIITLMLCLFGLTTLKLR; this comes from the coding sequence ATGCTGCTGGCGCTGGCGCAATGGCTGCAAGGAGACGCAAGCTTTTTGCGCTTGTTCACGTACCTCACGTTCCGTGCGGTGATGGCCACCATCACCGCGCTCGGGATCGGGCTCGTGTGCGGACCGTGGGTGATCCGCAAGCTGACGCAAATGAAGGTCGGTCAGGCCGTGCGCAAGGACGGCCCGCAGACGCACCTGGTCAAGTCCGGCACGCCGACAATGGGCGGCGTGCTGATCCTGATCGGTATCGCGGTCGCGACGCTGCTGTGGGGCGACCTGACGAACCGTTTCATCTGGATCGTGATGCTCGTGACGTTCGGTTTCGGCGTGATCGGCTGGGTCGATGATTACCGCAAGGTCGTCCACAAGGACCCGCGCGGGATGTCGTCGCGCGAGAAGTATTTCTGGCAATCGGTGATCGGGCTGTTCGCGGCCGTCTACCTCGCCTTCAGCGTGTCCGAGGCGAACAACGTGCGCGTGTTCGACCTGTTCATGGCATGGGTGAGGAGCGGCCTGTCGATGGGCTTGCCGGCACGCGCCGACCTGATGCTGCCGTTCCTGAAGTCGATCAGCTATCCGCTCGGCGTGTGGGGCTTCATCGTGCTGACGTACTTCGTGATCGTCGGCGCGAGCAACGCGGTGAACCTGACCGACGGCCTCGACGGCCTCGTGATCATGCCGGTCGTGCTGGTCGGTGCGTCGCTGGGTGTGTTCGCGTACGTGATGGGCAGCGCGGTCTATTCAAAATACCTGCTGTTCCCGCACATTCCGGGCGCGGGCGAATTGCTGATCTTCTGTTCCGCGATGGGTGGGGCAGGGCTCGCGTTCCTCTGGTACAACACGCACCCCGCGCAGGTGTTCATGGGCGACGTCGGCGCGCTGGCGCTCGGCGGCGCGCTCGGCACGGTCGCGGTGATCGTGCGCCAGGAAATCGTGCTGTTCATCATGGGCGGCATCTTCGTCGCGGAAACGCTGTCGGTGATGCTGCAGGTTTCGTGGTTCAAGTACACGAAGAAGCGCTACGGCGAAGGGCGTCGCCTGCTGAAGATGGCGCCGCTGCATCACCATTTCGAATTGTCCGGCTGGAAGGAAACGCAAGTGGTCGTGCGTTTCTGGATCATCACGCTGATGCTGTGCCTGTTCGGTCTGACCACCCTCAAGCTGCGGTAA
- the murD gene encoding UDP-N-acetylmuramoyl-L-alanine--D-glutamate ligase: protein MFGDRQRPMVLVLGLGESGLAIARWCARHGCRLRIADTREAPPNLAALQAEGIDAEFVGGAFTPALLDGGIELVGLSPGLSPLEPALAALVAAANEQGVAVWGELEFFAQALRALGTSGYQPKVLAITGTNGKTTTTSLTGLLCQRSGKKVAVAGNISPAMLDRLAAAIDETALPDVWVLELSSFQLETARTFAPDAAAILNITQDHLDWHGSFDAYAQAKGRIFGATTTRVLNRDDAAVMKFAPAAGAADAPRTVTFGLNEPVQDGDYGLSRDNGIAWLVEAVDRDAPDEAATTTRRRKRDAHTPDIAQKRLMPADALRIRGLHNAANALAAFALARAIDLPAAPLLHALREYRGEAHRVEVIATIDDVDYVDDSKGTNVGATVAALDGLAQKIVLIAGGDGKGQDFAPLVAPVARWCRAVMLIGRDAPAIRDTLAETGVPLADHVTLEGAVHAAADLAEPGDAVLLSPACASLDMFRNYAHRADVFRAAVDEIAIDKGATP from the coding sequence ATGTTTGGAGATCGGCAACGGCCGATGGTGCTCGTACTGGGGCTCGGGGAATCGGGTCTCGCGATCGCGCGATGGTGCGCGAGGCACGGGTGCCGGCTGCGTATTGCCGATACCCGCGAGGCGCCGCCGAACCTTGCCGCGCTGCAGGCCGAAGGCATCGATGCGGAATTCGTCGGCGGGGCGTTCACGCCTGCGCTGCTCGACGGCGGTATCGAGCTCGTCGGGCTGAGCCCCGGGCTGTCGCCGCTCGAACCGGCACTCGCAGCGCTGGTCGCAGCTGCGAACGAGCAGGGCGTCGCGGTGTGGGGCGAGCTGGAATTCTTCGCGCAGGCGCTGCGTGCACTCGGCACGAGCGGCTACCAGCCGAAGGTGCTCGCGATCACGGGCACCAACGGCAAGACTACGACGACGAGCCTCACGGGCCTGCTGTGCCAGCGCTCGGGCAAGAAGGTCGCCGTCGCGGGCAACATCAGCCCCGCGATGCTCGACCGGCTCGCCGCCGCGATCGACGAAACCGCGCTGCCCGACGTGTGGGTGCTCGAACTGTCGAGCTTCCAGCTCGAGACCGCGCGCACGTTCGCGCCCGATGCGGCCGCGATCCTCAACATCACGCAGGACCACCTCGACTGGCACGGCAGCTTCGACGCGTACGCGCAGGCAAAGGGCCGGATCTTCGGCGCAACGACCACGCGCGTGCTGAACCGCGACGATGCGGCCGTAATGAAGTTCGCGCCGGCAGCCGGCGCGGCCGATGCGCCGCGCACGGTCACGTTCGGCCTGAACGAACCGGTGCAGGACGGCGACTACGGGCTGTCGCGCGACAACGGCATCGCGTGGCTGGTGGAAGCCGTCGATCGCGACGCCCCGGATGAAGCTGCGACGACGACCCGTCGGCGCAAGCGCGACGCCCATACGCCCGACATCGCGCAGAAGCGCCTGATGCCGGCCGACGCCCTGCGCATCCGCGGGCTGCACAACGCGGCGAACGCGCTGGCCGCATTCGCGCTCGCACGCGCGATCGACCTGCCGGCCGCGCCGCTGCTGCACGCGCTGCGCGAATACCGCGGCGAGGCGCATCGCGTCGAAGTGATCGCGACGATCGACGACGTGGACTACGTCGACGACAGCAAGGGTACGAACGTCGGCGCGACGGTTGCCGCGCTCGACGGGCTGGCACAGAAGATCGTGCTGATCGCGGGCGGCGACGGCAAGGGGCAGGATTTCGCACCGCTGGTTGCGCCGGTCGCGCGCTGGTGCCGCGCGGTGATGCTGATCGGCCGTGATGCGCCGGCGATCCGCGACACGCTCGCCGAAACGGGTGTGCCGCTCGCCGACCACGTGACGCTCGAAGGGGCGGTGCACGCGGCAGCCGACCTCGCCGAACCGGGCGATGCAGTGCTGCTGTCGCCTGCATGCGCGAGCCTCGACATGTTCAGGAACTACGCCCATCGCGCGGATGTGTTCCGCGCGGCGGTCGACGAAATCGCCATCGACAAAGGAGCGACGCCATGA